One window from the genome of Musa acuminata AAA Group cultivar baxijiao chromosome BXJ1-4, Cavendish_Baxijiao_AAA, whole genome shotgun sequence encodes:
- the LOC135672001 gene encoding probable cytokinin riboside 5'-monophosphate phosphoribohydrolase LOG4: protein MEAGEPNVVESSGSGSTGKFRRICVFCGSRSGNRPSFSQAALDLGKQLVERKIDLVYGGGSAGLMGLVSKTVFDGGCHVLGVVPTALLPNEVSGETIGDLIKVADMHERKSEMAKCADAFIALPGGYGTMEELLEIIAHSQLGIHHKPVGLLNVDGYYDSLLALFDKGVEQGFIEDSARHIVASAESAEELLRKMEVGGRRGEDGESAEPQGLDFAVCILLQFWLAAALLDWVRGTKICREKSRE, encoded by the exons ATGGAGGCTGGTGAACCAAATGTAGTGGAGAGTAGTGGTAGTGGGAGCACAGGGAAGTTTAGGAGGATATGTGTCTTCTGTGGGAGTAGGTCAGGAAACAGGCCATCTTTCAGCCAAGCAGCTCTTGATCTTGGCAAGCAACTG GTAGAGAGAAAAATAGACCTCGTTTACGGTGGTGGAAGTGCCGGCCTGATGGGTCTGGTATCCAAGACTGTCTTCGATGGTGGCTGCCATGTCCTTGG TGTCGTTCCCACAGCTCTCTTGCCAAATGAG GTATcaggtgaaaccattggagatctGATCAAAGTTGCAGACATGCATGAGAGGAAATCAGAAATGGCCAAATGTGCTGATGCCTTCATAGCCCTTCCAG GTGGTTATGGAACCATGGAAGAGCTCTTGGAGATAATAGCTCATTCTCAACTTGGAATCCATCACAAGCCT GTGGGTTTGCTCAACGTGGATGGGTACTATGACAGCTTGCTCGCCCTCTTCGACAAAGGAGTGGAGCAAGGGTTCATCGAGGACTCTGCGAGGCACATTGTTGCATCGGCAGAAAGTGCAGAGGAGCTTCTGAGGAAAATGGAGGTGggtgggaggagaggagaggatggAGAGAGCGCAGAGCCACAAGGTCTGGATTTTGCTGTGTGTATTCTACTACAGTTTTGGCTGGCTGCTGCATTATTGGATTGGGTGAGGGGAACAAAGATTTGCAGGGAAAAAAGCAGGGAATGA